In one window of Myotis daubentonii chromosome 13, mMyoDau2.1, whole genome shotgun sequence DNA:
- the EIF3A gene encoding eukaryotic translation initiation factor 3 subunit A isoform X2 produces the protein MPAYFQRPENALKRANEFLEVGKKQPALDVLYDVMKSKKHRTWQKIHEPIMLKYLELCVDLRKSHLAKEGLYQYKNICQQVNIKSLEDVVRAYLKLAEEKTEAAKEESQQMVLDIEDLDNIQTPESVLLSAVSGEDTQDRTDRLLLTPWVKFLWESYRQCLDLLRNNSRVERLYHDIAQQAFKFCLQYTRKAEFRKLCDNLRMHLSQIQRHHNQSTAINLNNPESQSMHLETRLVQLDSAISMELWQEAFKAVEDIHGLFSLSKKPPKPQLMANYYNKVSTVFWKSGNALFHASTLHRLYHLSREMRKNLTQEEMQRMSTRVLLATLSIPITPERTDIARLLDMDGIIVEKQRRLATLLGLQAPPTRIGLINDMVRFNVLQYVVSEVKDLYNWLEVEFNPLKLCERVTKVLNWVKDQPEKEPELQQYVPQLQNNTILRLLQQVAQIYQSIEFSRLTSLVPFVDAFQLERAIVDAARHCDLQVRIDHTSRTLSFGSDLNYATREDAPLGPYLQSMPSEQIRNQLTAMSSVLAKALEVIKPAHILQEKEEQHQLAVTAYLKNSRKEHQRILARRQTIEERKERLESLNIQREKEELEQREAELQKVRKAEEERLRQEAKEREKERILQEHEQIKKKTVRERLEQIKKTELGAKAFKDIDIEDLEELDPDFIMAKQVEQLEKEKKELQERLKNQEKKIDYFERAKRLEEIPLIKSAYEEQRIKDMDLWEQQEEERITTMQLEREKALEHKNRMSRMLEDRDLFEMRLKAARQSVYEEKLKQFEERLAEERHNRLEERKRQRKEERRITYYREKEEEEQRRAEEQMLKEREERERAERAKREEELREYQERVKKLEEVERKKRQRELEIEERERRREEERRLGEDPLSRKDSRWGDRDSEGTWRKAPEVDSEWRRGPPEKEWRRGEGRDEERPIRRDEDRPRRLGEDEERESSLRLEDDRIPRRGMDDDRAPRRGPDEDRFPRRGADDDRPSWRNADDDRPPRRIGDDDRPPRRLGDDDRPPRRLGDDDRPPRRLGDDDRPPRRIGDDDRPPRRIGDEDRGSWRHMDDDRPPRRGLDEDRGNWRAADEDRGPRRGMDEDRGPRRGGADDERSSWRNADDDRGPRRGLDDDRGPRRGLDEDRGTWRNADDDRIPRRGTDDDRGPWRNMDDDRISRRADDDRIPSRRGEDSRPGLWRPFVKPGGWREKEKAREESWGPPRESKPPEEREWDREKERERDSQDREENDKDPERERDRERDGDREDRFRRPRDEGDWRRGPAEEASSWRDSGRRDDRDRDDRPRVRDDRRDLRERRDDRDRRGPPIRSEREEVSSWRRADDRKDDRAEERDVPRRVPPPALSRDRERDRDREREGEKEKASWRAEKDKESLRRTKNETDEDGWTTVRR, from the exons ATGCCGGCCTATTTCCAGAGGCCGGAAAATGCCCTCAAACGCGCCAACG AATTTCTTGAGGTTGGCAAAAAGCAACCTGCTTTGGATGTTCTTTATGATGTTATGAAAAGTAAGAAACATAGAACATGGCAAAAAATACACGAACCAATCATGTTGAAATACTTGGAACTTTGTGTGGATCTTCGAAAGAGCCATTTGGCTAAAGAAGGATTATACCAGTATAAGAACATTTGTCAACAG GTGAACATCAAATCTCTAGAGGATGTTGTTAGGGCATATTTGAAATTGGCAGAGGAAAAAACTGAAGCCGCTAAAGAAGAATCCCAGCAGATGGTCTTAGACATAGAAGATCTGGATAATATTCAAACTCCTGAGAG TGTTCTCCTAAGTGCTGTAAGTGGCGAAGACACTCAGGATCGTACTGACAGGTTACTTTTAACTCCATGGGTTAAATTCCTGTGGGAATCATACAGACAGTGTTTGGACCTTCTTCGAAACAATTCTAGAGTAGAGCGTCTCTACCATGATATTGCCCAACAAG ctttcaaattctgcctccaatACACCCGTAAGGCCGAATTCCGTAAGCTGTGTGACAATTTGAGAATGCACTTGTCTCAGATTCAACGCCACCACAATCAAAGTACAGCAATCAATCTTAATAATCCAGAGAGCCAGTCTATGCATTTGGAGACCAGGCTTGTTCAGTTGGACAGTGCTATCAGCATGGAGTTGTGGCAG GAAGCATTCAAAGCTGTGGAAGATATTCACGGGCTATTCTCTTTATCTAAAAAACCACCTAAACCTCAATTGATGGCAAATTACTATAACAAAGTCTCAACTGTCTTTTGGAAATCGGGAAATGCTCTTTTTCATGCATCTACACTCCATCGTCTTTACCATCTATCTAGAGAAATGAGAAAGAATCTTACCCAAGAAGAGATGCAAAG AATGTCTACTAGAGTGCTTTTGGCCACTCTTTCCATCCCTATTACCCCTGAACGTACTGATATTGCTCGACTTCTGGATATGGATGGTATCATAGTTGAAAAACAACGGCGCCTTGCAACACTGCTAGGTCTTCAAGCCCCACCAACCCGAATTGGCCTTATTAACGATATG GTTAGATTCAATGTACTACAATATGTTGTCTCAGAAGTGAAAGACCTTTACAATTGGCTGGAAGTAGAATTTAACCCCCTAAAACTCTGTGAGAGAGTCACAAAG GTTCTAAATTGGGTTAAGGACCAACCTGAAAAGGAACCAGAGCTGCAACAGTATGTCCCACAGCTGCAAAACAACACCATACTCCGTCTTCTGCAGcag GTGGCACAAATTTATCAGAGCATTGAGTTTTCTCGTTTGACTTCTCTGGTTCCTTTTGTTGATGCTTTCCAACTGGAACGTGCCATTGTAGATGCAGCCAGGCACTGTGACCTGCAG GTTCGTATTGACCACACTTCTCGGACCCTTAGCTTTGGATCTGATTTGAATTATGCTACTCGAGAAGATGCTCCACTTGGCCCTTACTTGCAAAGCATGCCTTCGGAACAGATCAGAAACCAGCTGACGGCCATGTCCTCAGTTCTCGCAAAAGCACTTGAAGTCATTAAACCAGCTCATATACTG caagagaaagaagaacaacatCAGTTGGCTGTTACTGCATACCTTAAAAATTCGCGGAAAGAGCATCAGCGTATCCTGGCTCGCCGACAGACAATTGAGGAAAGGAAAGAGCGGCTTGAGAGTCTGAATATTCAGCGTGAGAAAGAAGAATTAGAGCAGAGGGAAGCTGAACTCCAGAAAGTACGGAAGGCTGAAGAAGAGAGGCTGAGACAGgaggcaaaggagagagagaaggaacgtATCTTACAGGAACATGAACAAATCAAAAAGAAGACTGTTCGTGAGCGGCTGGAACAGATCAAGAAAACAGAACTGGGTGCCAAAGCATTCAAAGATATCGATATTGAA GATCTTGAAGAACTGGATCCAGATTTCATCATGGCTAAGCAGGTTGAACaactagagaaagaaaagaaggaacttcAGGAACGCCTGAAGAATCAAGAAAAGAAG ATTGATTATTTTGAAAGAGCTAAACGCTTGGAAGAAATCCCTTTAATAAAAAGTGCTTATGAAGAACAGAGAATTAAAGACATGGATCTGTGGGaacaacaagaagaagaaaga ATTACTACTATGCAGCTAGAACGGGAAAAGGCTCTTGAACACAAGAATCGAATGTCACGAATGCTTGAAGACAGAGATTTATTTGAAATGCGACTCAAGGCAGCACGACAATCTGTTTATGAG GAAAAACTTAAACAGTTTGAAGAGCGATTAGCAGAAGAAAGGCATAATCGCTTGGAAGAACGTAAAAGGCAACGTAAAGAAGAGCGCAGAATAACCTACtatagagaaaaggaagaggaagagcagagGAGGGCAGAAGAGCAAATGCTAAAAG AGCGTGAAGAGAGAGAACGTGCAGAACGGGCAAAACGTGAGGAAGAGCTTCGAGAATATCAGGAGCGGGTCAAGAAGTTAGAAGAAGTAGAaaggaaaaaacgccaaagggAGTTGGAAATTGAAGAAAGGGAGCGTcgtagagaggaagagagaagactTGGTGAAGATCCACTTTCTAGAAAG GACTCTCGATGGGGAGATAGAGATTCAGAAGGCACGTGGAGAAAAGCACCTGAAGTAGATTCTGAGTGGAGAAGAGGCCCACCAGAGAA GGAGTGGAGACGTGGAGAAGGGCGAGATGAGGAAAGGCCTATTAGAAGAGATGAAGATCGCCCAAGGCGGTTGGgggaagatgaagagagagagtcTTCTCTTAGACTAGAAGATGATCGGATTCCCAGGAGGGGCATGGATGATGACAGAGCCCCCCGACGTGGTCCTGATGAAGATAGGTTCCCTCGCCGTGGGGCAGATGATGATCGGCCTTCCTGGCGCAATGCAGATGATGACAGGCCCCCCAGACGAATTGGCGATGACGACAG GCCTCCCAGACGACTCGGTGATGACGACAGGCCTCCCAGACGACTCGGTGATGATGACAGGCCTCCCAGACGACTCGGTGATGATGACAGGCCTCCCAGACGAATTGGTGATGACGACAGGCCTCCCAGACGAATTGGTGATGAAGACAGGGGAAGCTGGCGGCATATGGATGATGATAGACCACCTAGACGAGGACTGGATGAGGACAGAGGAAATTGGCGGGCAGCTGATGAGGACAGAGGACCAAGACGTGGTATGGATGAAGATCGGGGGCCGCGGCGAGGAGGTGCTGATGATGAGCGGTCATCCTGGCGTAATGCTGATGATGACCGAGGTCCAAGGAGAGGCCTGGATGATGACCGGGGGCCCAGGCGCGGGCTGGATGAAGATCGAGGAACTTGGAGGAACGCCGATGATGATAGAATTCCCAGGCGTGGGACAGATGATGACAGGGGTCCttggagaaacatggatgatgacCGGATCTCAAGACGGGCTGATGATGATCGGATTCCCAGCAGAAGGGGTGAGGACTCAAGACCTGGTCTCTGGAGACCATTTGTCAAGCCAG gtggatggagagagaaggaaaaagccaGAGAAGAAAGTTGGGGTCCACCTCGAGAATCAAAACCACCAGAAGAACGTGAATgggacagagaaaaagagagagagagagatagtcaaGATCGTGAAGAGAATGACAAGGatccagagagagaaagggacagagagagagatggggaccGAGAGGATCGCTTCAGAAGACCGAG GGATGAAGGTGACTGGAGAAGAGGGCCAGCTGAGGAAGCTTCAAGCTGGAGAGATTCAGGTCGCCGTGACGATAGGGATAGAGATGACCGCCCACGTGTGAGGGATGATCGCCGAGATCTAAGAGAAAGACGAGATGACAGAGACCGCAGAGGACCTCCTATCAGATCAGAGCGTGAAGAAG TGAGTTCCTGGAGACGTGCTGATGACAGGAAAGATGACCGGGCAGAAGAGCGGGATGTCCCTCGTCGTGTTCCTCCTCCAGCTCTTTCAAGAGATCGAGAAAGAGACCGAGACCGGGAAAGAGAAGGTGAAAAAGAGAAGGCCTCCTGGAGAGCTGAGAAAGATAAGGAGTCTCTTCGTCGTACTAAAAATGAGACTGATGAAGATGGATGGACTACAGTACGACGCTAA
- the EIF3A gene encoding eukaryotic translation initiation factor 3 subunit A isoform X1 — translation MPAYFQRPENALKRANEFLEVGKKQPALDVLYDVMKSKKHRTWQKIHEPIMLKYLELCVDLRKSHLAKEGLYQYKNICQQVNIKSLEDVVRAYLKLAEEKTEAAKEESQQMVLDIEDLDNIQTPESVLLSAVSGEDTQDRTDRLLLTPWVKFLWESYRQCLDLLRNNSRVERLYHDIAQQAFKFCLQYTRKAEFRKLCDNLRMHLSQIQRHHNQSTAINLNNPESQSMHLETRLVQLDSAISMELWQEAFKAVEDIHGLFSLSKKPPKPQLMANYYNKVSTVFWKSGNALFHASTLHRLYHLSREMRKNLTQEEMQRMSTRVLLATLSIPITPERTDIARLLDMDGIIVEKQRRLATLLGLQAPPTRIGLINDMVRFNVLQYVVSEVKDLYNWLEVEFNPLKLCERVTKVLNWVKDQPEKEPELQQYVPQLQNNTILRLLQQVAQIYQSIEFSRLTSLVPFVDAFQLERAIVDAARHCDLQVRIDHTSRTLSFGSDLNYATREDAPLGPYLQSMPSEQIRNQLTAMSSVLAKALEVIKPAHILQEKEEQHQLAVTAYLKNSRKEHQRILARRQTIEERKERLESLNIQREKEELEQREAELQKVRKAEEERLRQEAKEREKERILQEHEQIKKKTVRERLEQIKKTELGAKAFKDIDIEDLEELDPDFIMAKQVEQLEKEKKELQERLKNQEKKIDYFERAKRLEEIPLIKSAYEEQRIKDMDLWEQQEEERITTMQLEREKALEHKNRMSRMLEDRDLFEMRLKAARQSVYEEKLKQFEERLAEERHNRLEERKRQRKEERRITYYREKEEEEQRRAEEQMLKEREERERAERAKREEELREYQERVKKLEEVERKKRQRELEIEERERRREEERRLGEDPLSRKDSRWGDRDSEGTWRKAPEVDSEWRRGPPEKEWRRGEGRDEERPIRRDEDRPRRLGEDEERESSLRLEDDRIPRRGMDDDRAPRRGPDEDRFPRRGADDDRPSWRNADDDRPPRRIGDDDRPPRRIGDDDRPPRRLGDDDRPPRRLGDDDRPPRRLGDDDRPPRRIGDDDRPPRRIGDEDRGSWRHMDDDRPPRRGLDEDRGNWRAADEDRGPRRGMDEDRGPRRGGADDERSSWRNADDDRGPRRGLDDDRGPRRGLDEDRGTWRNADDDRIPRRGTDDDRGPWRNMDDDRISRRADDDRIPSRRGEDSRPGLWRPFVKPGGWREKEKAREESWGPPRESKPPEEREWDREKERERDSQDREENDKDPERERDRERDGDREDRFRRPRDEGDWRRGPAEEASSWRDSGRRDDRDRDDRPRVRDDRRDLRERRDDRDRRGPPIRSEREEVSSWRRADDRKDDRAEERDVPRRVPPPALSRDRERDRDREREGEKEKASWRAEKDKESLRRTKNETDEDGWTTVRR, via the exons ATGCCGGCCTATTTCCAGAGGCCGGAAAATGCCCTCAAACGCGCCAACG AATTTCTTGAGGTTGGCAAAAAGCAACCTGCTTTGGATGTTCTTTATGATGTTATGAAAAGTAAGAAACATAGAACATGGCAAAAAATACACGAACCAATCATGTTGAAATACTTGGAACTTTGTGTGGATCTTCGAAAGAGCCATTTGGCTAAAGAAGGATTATACCAGTATAAGAACATTTGTCAACAG GTGAACATCAAATCTCTAGAGGATGTTGTTAGGGCATATTTGAAATTGGCAGAGGAAAAAACTGAAGCCGCTAAAGAAGAATCCCAGCAGATGGTCTTAGACATAGAAGATCTGGATAATATTCAAACTCCTGAGAG TGTTCTCCTAAGTGCTGTAAGTGGCGAAGACACTCAGGATCGTACTGACAGGTTACTTTTAACTCCATGGGTTAAATTCCTGTGGGAATCATACAGACAGTGTTTGGACCTTCTTCGAAACAATTCTAGAGTAGAGCGTCTCTACCATGATATTGCCCAACAAG ctttcaaattctgcctccaatACACCCGTAAGGCCGAATTCCGTAAGCTGTGTGACAATTTGAGAATGCACTTGTCTCAGATTCAACGCCACCACAATCAAAGTACAGCAATCAATCTTAATAATCCAGAGAGCCAGTCTATGCATTTGGAGACCAGGCTTGTTCAGTTGGACAGTGCTATCAGCATGGAGTTGTGGCAG GAAGCATTCAAAGCTGTGGAAGATATTCACGGGCTATTCTCTTTATCTAAAAAACCACCTAAACCTCAATTGATGGCAAATTACTATAACAAAGTCTCAACTGTCTTTTGGAAATCGGGAAATGCTCTTTTTCATGCATCTACACTCCATCGTCTTTACCATCTATCTAGAGAAATGAGAAAGAATCTTACCCAAGAAGAGATGCAAAG AATGTCTACTAGAGTGCTTTTGGCCACTCTTTCCATCCCTATTACCCCTGAACGTACTGATATTGCTCGACTTCTGGATATGGATGGTATCATAGTTGAAAAACAACGGCGCCTTGCAACACTGCTAGGTCTTCAAGCCCCACCAACCCGAATTGGCCTTATTAACGATATG GTTAGATTCAATGTACTACAATATGTTGTCTCAGAAGTGAAAGACCTTTACAATTGGCTGGAAGTAGAATTTAACCCCCTAAAACTCTGTGAGAGAGTCACAAAG GTTCTAAATTGGGTTAAGGACCAACCTGAAAAGGAACCAGAGCTGCAACAGTATGTCCCACAGCTGCAAAACAACACCATACTCCGTCTTCTGCAGcag GTGGCACAAATTTATCAGAGCATTGAGTTTTCTCGTTTGACTTCTCTGGTTCCTTTTGTTGATGCTTTCCAACTGGAACGTGCCATTGTAGATGCAGCCAGGCACTGTGACCTGCAG GTTCGTATTGACCACACTTCTCGGACCCTTAGCTTTGGATCTGATTTGAATTATGCTACTCGAGAAGATGCTCCACTTGGCCCTTACTTGCAAAGCATGCCTTCGGAACAGATCAGAAACCAGCTGACGGCCATGTCCTCAGTTCTCGCAAAAGCACTTGAAGTCATTAAACCAGCTCATATACTG caagagaaagaagaacaacatCAGTTGGCTGTTACTGCATACCTTAAAAATTCGCGGAAAGAGCATCAGCGTATCCTGGCTCGCCGACAGACAATTGAGGAAAGGAAAGAGCGGCTTGAGAGTCTGAATATTCAGCGTGAGAAAGAAGAATTAGAGCAGAGGGAAGCTGAACTCCAGAAAGTACGGAAGGCTGAAGAAGAGAGGCTGAGACAGgaggcaaaggagagagagaaggaacgtATCTTACAGGAACATGAACAAATCAAAAAGAAGACTGTTCGTGAGCGGCTGGAACAGATCAAGAAAACAGAACTGGGTGCCAAAGCATTCAAAGATATCGATATTGAA GATCTTGAAGAACTGGATCCAGATTTCATCATGGCTAAGCAGGTTGAACaactagagaaagaaaagaaggaacttcAGGAACGCCTGAAGAATCAAGAAAAGAAG ATTGATTATTTTGAAAGAGCTAAACGCTTGGAAGAAATCCCTTTAATAAAAAGTGCTTATGAAGAACAGAGAATTAAAGACATGGATCTGTGGGaacaacaagaagaagaaaga ATTACTACTATGCAGCTAGAACGGGAAAAGGCTCTTGAACACAAGAATCGAATGTCACGAATGCTTGAAGACAGAGATTTATTTGAAATGCGACTCAAGGCAGCACGACAATCTGTTTATGAG GAAAAACTTAAACAGTTTGAAGAGCGATTAGCAGAAGAAAGGCATAATCGCTTGGAAGAACGTAAAAGGCAACGTAAAGAAGAGCGCAGAATAACCTACtatagagaaaaggaagaggaagagcagagGAGGGCAGAAGAGCAAATGCTAAAAG AGCGTGAAGAGAGAGAACGTGCAGAACGGGCAAAACGTGAGGAAGAGCTTCGAGAATATCAGGAGCGGGTCAAGAAGTTAGAAGAAGTAGAaaggaaaaaacgccaaagggAGTTGGAAATTGAAGAAAGGGAGCGTcgtagagaggaagagagaagactTGGTGAAGATCCACTTTCTAGAAAG GACTCTCGATGGGGAGATAGAGATTCAGAAGGCACGTGGAGAAAAGCACCTGAAGTAGATTCTGAGTGGAGAAGAGGCCCACCAGAGAA GGAGTGGAGACGTGGAGAAGGGCGAGATGAGGAAAGGCCTATTAGAAGAGATGAAGATCGCCCAAGGCGGTTGGgggaagatgaagagagagagtcTTCTCTTAGACTAGAAGATGATCGGATTCCCAGGAGGGGCATGGATGATGACAGAGCCCCCCGACGTGGTCCTGATGAAGATAGGTTCCCTCGCCGTGGGGCAGATGATGATCGGCCTTCCTGGCGCAATGCAGATGATGACAGGCCCCCCAGACGAATTGGCGATGACGACAGGCCCCCCAGACGAATTGGCGATGACGACAGGCCTCCCAGACGACTCGGTGATGACGACAGGCCTCCCAGACGACTCGGTGATGATGACAGGCCTCCCAGACGACTCGGTGATGATGACAGGCCTCCCAGACGAATTGGTGATGACGACAGGCCTCCCAGACGAATTGGTGATGAAGACAGGGGAAGCTGGCGGCATATGGATGATGATAGACCACCTAGACGAGGACTGGATGAGGACAGAGGAAATTGGCGGGCAGCTGATGAGGACAGAGGACCAAGACGTGGTATGGATGAAGATCGGGGGCCGCGGCGAGGAGGTGCTGATGATGAGCGGTCATCCTGGCGTAATGCTGATGATGACCGAGGTCCAAGGAGAGGCCTGGATGATGACCGGGGGCCCAGGCGCGGGCTGGATGAAGATCGAGGAACTTGGAGGAACGCCGATGATGATAGAATTCCCAGGCGTGGGACAGATGATGACAGGGGTCCttggagaaacatggatgatgacCGGATCTCAAGACGGGCTGATGATGATCGGATTCCCAGCAGAAGGGGTGAGGACTCAAGACCTGGTCTCTGGAGACCATTTGTCAAGCCAG gtggatggagagagaaggaaaaagccaGAGAAGAAAGTTGGGGTCCACCTCGAGAATCAAAACCACCAGAAGAACGTGAATgggacagagaaaaagagagagagagagatagtcaaGATCGTGAAGAGAATGACAAGGatccagagagagaaagggacagagagagagatggggaccGAGAGGATCGCTTCAGAAGACCGAG GGATGAAGGTGACTGGAGAAGAGGGCCAGCTGAGGAAGCTTCAAGCTGGAGAGATTCAGGTCGCCGTGACGATAGGGATAGAGATGACCGCCCACGTGTGAGGGATGATCGCCGAGATCTAAGAGAAAGACGAGATGACAGAGACCGCAGAGGACCTCCTATCAGATCAGAGCGTGAAGAAG TGAGTTCCTGGAGACGTGCTGATGACAGGAAAGATGACCGGGCAGAAGAGCGGGATGTCCCTCGTCGTGTTCCTCCTCCAGCTCTTTCAAGAGATCGAGAAAGAGACCGAGACCGGGAAAGAGAAGGTGAAAAAGAGAAGGCCTCCTGGAGAGCTGAGAAAGATAAGGAGTCTCTTCGTCGTACTAAAAATGAGACTGATGAAGATGGATGGACTACAGTACGACGCTAA